In Nocardioides jishulii, the DNA window CACGCCCGAGGGACGCACGACGATGGGCTGCAGCAGTCCGACCTCTTGGATGGAGTGCACGAGCTCAGCCAGCGCCTCCTCCTCGAAGACTTGGCGAGGCTGCCACTGGTTGGGTCGCACCTGAGCAATGGGAAGCTCACGGAAGTAGGCGCCGGACACCGCGAGGGGCTGCGACGACCCGTTCTCGGTTCTGTCAGCGCCATTTTGAGCCGAGTTGCTCTCGGGGCACTCACCCTCAATCCGCTCAGAATCGGCCGTGGCGACACCCGAAAAGCCGCTTTCGGGGGCATCATCCGCGGAGATTGCGGGAGCCGTAGGGATCAAGGCACCAAGGCCACGACCGAGACCACGTCGTGCCGCAGGACGGCTGGGTGGCTTGCTCATGTCTTCGGGGCTCCCTTCGTCGCGATCTCACGCGCCGCCTCCAGGTAGGAGAGCGCACCCGGCGAGGCCGGGTCGTACGTCATCACGGTCTGGCTGTACGAGGGCGCTTCCGAGACCCGCACGGAACGGGGAACCATCGTCTTGAGGACGGTGTCGCCGAAGTGCTCTCGTACCTCGCTCGCCACGTTCGCAGCGAGTCGAGTGCGGGCGTCGTACATCGTCAGCAGAATGGTGGAGACGTTCAGACGTTGGTTGAGGTGCGACCGCACCATCTCGACGGTCTCCAGCAGCTGTCCGAGACCCTCGAGCGCGTAGTACTCGGCCTGGATCGGGATCACCATCTCCTCGCCGGCCACCAGGGCGTTGAGCGTCAGGAGTCCCAGGGACGGCGGGCAGTCGACGAAGACGAAGTCGAACCGCTCGTCACCCACCTCGGTGGACGTTCCCACCCACGGATGGGCCTGGATGGCCTTGTGGAGGCGGTTCTCGCGAGCCACGACCGACACCAGCTCGATCTCTGCACCGGCGAGGTCGATGGTGGCGGGCACAACCTTGAGGTTGGGGAGCTCGGGGCAGTCAGTGATCACGTCCGCCAAGGCGGCGCCATCCACAAGCAGGTCGTACGTGGAGGGCGTGCCTCGTCGGTGGTCCACGTTCAACGCCGTGGACGCGTTGCCCTGAGGGTCGAGGTCGATGACCAGGACACGAAAACCCAGCTGCGACAGGGCCGCCGCCAGATTGACGGTGGTGGTGGTCTTTCCCACCCCGCCCTTCTGGTTCGCCACCACCATCACGCGCGTCTTGTCCGGACGCTTGGGAGCGTTGCGTACGAGGTGTCCGTGCCGCGCCAGGACGACGTGCTCGGCCGCCTTGGCCAGTGGCGTGCTGTCGTCGTACGGGGTGCTCCCGGTCGCCGCAATGTCTGCCGCGGTACGGAACTTGGTTCCACGTGAAACAGCGCTGCCGGAACCTGCGGAATCGTTGCTCGACAAGTCGTGTGCTCCTGAGGGGGTGGATGCAGGGGGAGAGAGTGGGTGGGAGGTCTGGTCGCGGCCCTCGGCGGGCGATGCGCTGGCGAGCAGGGCGTCGTAGGGATCAGCCACGACCCGGCTCAGCGTCGATCCCTCACCCGCGTCGGGCAGCCCCGTCTTCGCGGACGTCAGGACGTCAATCAGGTGTCCCGCCGTTTCACGTGAAACAGACCCGTCCGCGCCAGCGTAGGGCCCTTGGTCCGCCGATGGGGAAGAAGTCGATACCTGTGGATAACTTCCACTGATCTGTGGAGATTCACGCTCAGGGGCGGGGCTTTCGCCAGTGGATAACTCTGAGGGCAACGCGGTCGACTCGTCCTCCCGATCCACGACGTGTCCCCTTCGCAAGTGAGTTCTGCTGATGCGTGCCTGCCCCCGAAGGACACCCACGGCCGTCAACGACGTCGCTTGCCCTTGCCCTTCGATCCGGTGGACGAAGCAGACTTCCCACGAATCAGGTGCAACGGTAGCGCGGATGGATCTGCCCACGAAACCCTCACTGCGTATGTGGGGGAGTCGAGAACACCGTCCCCCAGTTCAATCACGACGGGCTCGTCACACGTGAACTTCTCCAAGGTCTCTCGGGCGTTCTCGATCTCCTCGACGACGGAGGAACCCTTGAGAGCGAGCAGCTCCCCCTCGGGTGCCACAAGGGGCATGGACCACTCCAGCAATCGGTCCAGGGGCGCCACCGCCCGCGACGTCACCATGTCGAAGGTGCGGCTTCCGTGAAGGGCGTCTGCACGGCCGCGTACGACCTCCACGTTGTCGAGGCCGAGGGACTCCACGACTTCCTCCAGAAAGGTGGTCCGCCGGAGCAACGGCTCCACGAGGGTCACCCGCAGGTCGGGACGCACGATGGCCACCACCATGCCCGGAAGCCCGGCACCACTCCCGACGTCGCAGAGCGTGATCCCTTCGGGGACCACCGTGCTGAGGATGGCCGAGTTGGCGATGTGGCGGTCCCAGAGTCGCGGTACTTCGCGTGGACCGATCAGACCCCGGACGACCCCGTCCGTGGCCAGCAGGGCGGCGTACTCCTCGAGCAGGGGGAGGCGCTCAGACGCACACACCCCCCGTACCGACTCCGGAGGGGCGGGCAAGGGGGGTGTGTCCATGGCTCCAGTGTTTCACGTGAAACAGGAGCCCGATGAAGCGACTAGGCGGGGAGGATGACCACCCGGCGGCGGGGCTCGACGCCCTCCGACTCGGAGACCAGACCAGCGGCGGTCACCTCGTCGTGGACGACCTTGCGCTCGAACGAGGTCATCGGGTCGAGGGAGACCTTCTGACCCGTCTCGCGCACCTGGGCGATCAGGCCAGCGGCGAGCTCGATGAGCTCCTCGCGCTTGGTGGCCCGGTAGCCGGAGATGTCCAGCATGAGGCGCGACCGCTCACCGGTCTCGCGGTAGACAGCCAGGCGGGTGAGCTCCTGAAGAGCCTCCAGCACCTCGCCGTCCCGGCCCACGAGCATCGAGAGGTCGGCGCCCACGATCGAGACCGAGGCCCGGTCTCCGTCGACGTCCATGTCGAGGTCGCCGTCGAGGTCGGCGATGTCGAGGAGCTCCTCCAGGTAGTCGGCGGCGATGTCGCCCTCCGCCTCCAAGCGCTCCAGCTTGCTGAGTCGCGGGGTCTCCACGACCTCGATGCCCTCGTCCGGGCCGTCGTTCTGGGTCTCGGTCACAACTTCTCCTGCTGTGTAGGGAAAGGGCGACGCCGCGGCGTCACGGTGAAACGGGGGTCAGCTCTTCTTCCGCTGCGAGCGCGTCTTGCGCTTCGGCTGCTGGCGAGCTGAGGGCTTCGTGCTGGACTCCGGCTGGACCTCCACGACCTCGGTCGCGACGGGCTCGGGCTCACCGCGGCGGGCGCGACGACGAGCCTCCTTGGCCGCGTCGCGCTCCTGCTTCGCCTTCTCGGCGGGCGTGCCCGGGGCCGGGTTGTTGCGGATCACGTAGAACTGCTGACCCATGGTCCAGAGGTTCGAGACGGTCCAGTAGATGAGGACGCCGATGGGGAAGGCCACACCGGAGATGCCGAAGACGAGAGGGAGGACGTAGAGCAGCATCTTCTGCTGCTGCGCGTACGGGCCACTGAGCGCCTCGGCAGGCATGTTCTTGGCCATCAGCTGACGCTGGGTCATGAACGTGGTGCCGGTCATCGCCAGCACCAGGACGATCGCGACGATGATGACCGCGATGCTGCCGCCACCGGTGGCGTTCTCCCAGAAGGTCTCCGAGATCGGCACCACGCCGAAGATCTCGGCCCTGCCGAACTGGCTCGCCAGCTCGTCGCTCAGGACGCCCCGGCCCTCACCGTTGCGGGAGGCCTGGTCAAGCATCCGGAAGAGCGCCAGGAAGATCGGCATCTGCACCAAGATGGGCAGGCAGGACGCGAACGGGTTGGTCCCGGCGTCCTTGTAGAGGTTCATCGTCTCCTGGGCGAGACGTTCCCGGTCGTGACCGTACTTCTTCTGCAGCTCACGGACCTTGGGCTGCAGCAGCTGCATGTTGCGGCTGGACTTGATCTGCTTCACGAAGAGCGGGATCAGCGCGGCTCGGATCACCAGCGTCAGACCGATGATGGAGAGCACCCATGCAGCACCGCCATCCTTCGGCAGCACCAGGCTGAACAGCGAGTGGAAGCCGACCAGCACCACGGAGACGATGTAGTA includes these proteins:
- a CDS encoding ParA family protein, with protein sequence MSSNDSAGSGSAVSRGTKFRTAADIAATGSTPYDDSTPLAKAAEHVVLARHGHLVRNAPKRPDKTRVMVVANQKGGVGKTTTTVNLAAALSQLGFRVLVIDLDPQGNASTALNVDHRRGTPSTYDLLVDGAALADVITDCPELPNLKVVPATIDLAGAEIELVSVVARENRLHKAIQAHPWVGTSTEVGDERFDFVFVDCPPSLGLLTLNALVAGEEMVIPIQAEYYALEGLGQLLETVEMVRSHLNQRLNVSTILLTMYDARTRLAANVASEVREHFGDTVLKTMVPRSVRVSEAPSYSQTVMTYDPASPGALSYLEAAREIATKGAPKT
- the rsmG gene encoding 16S rRNA (guanine(527)-N(7))-methyltransferase RsmG — protein: MDTPPLPAPPESVRGVCASERLPLLEEYAALLATDGVVRGLIGPREVPRLWDRHIANSAILSTVVPEGITLCDVGSGAGLPGMVVAIVRPDLRVTLVEPLLRRTTFLEEVVESLGLDNVEVVRGRADALHGSRTFDMVTSRAVAPLDRLLEWSMPLVAPEGELLALKGSSVVEEIENARETLEKFTCDEPVVIELGDGVLDSPTYAVRVSWADPSALPLHLIRGKSASSTGSKGKGKRRR
- a CDS encoding protein jag, yielding METPRLSKLERLEAEGDIAADYLEELLDIADLDGDLDMDVDGDRASVSIVGADLSMLVGRDGEVLEALQELTRLAVYRETGERSRLMLDISGYRATKREELIELAAGLIAQVRETGQKVSLDPMTSFERKVVHDEVTAAGLVSESEGVEPRRRVVILPA
- the yidC gene encoding membrane protein insertase YidC, with product MTPLYYIVSVVLVGFHSLFSLVLPKDGGAAWVLSIIGLTLVIRAALIPLFVKQIKSSRNMQLLQPKVRELQKKYGHDRERLAQETMNLYKDAGTNPFASCLPILVQMPIFLALFRMLDQASRNGEGRGVLSDELASQFGRAEIFGVVPISETFWENATGGGSIAVIIVAIVLVLAMTGTTFMTQRQLMAKNMPAEALSGPYAQQQKMLLYVLPLVFGISGVAFPIGVLIYWTVSNLWTMGQQFYVIRNNPAPGTPAEKAKQERDAAKEARRRARRGEPEPVATEVVEVQPESSTKPSARQQPKRKTRSQRKKS